A genomic window from Pelagicoccus albus includes:
- a CDS encoding type II secretion system F family protein, with the protein MPILASKPASTKNSTVHKEKQKSVSFWESQKLAKERAYEKKAKNYKLKLESLAVFTQQMASMLEAGLPLVSALDALQDQTEDPVFRIIIREVKADVSQGNNFSSACAKYPRAFNNLFISMVEAGEASGGLSEILGKVAGYFEATTALTKKVKSAMTYPVAVIALAIILVNVLLIFVVPTFAEMFSDFGAELPGPTQFLIDLSDFLKSYIIYMIGAGFFLYQVWNRFTKTPKGRQVRDKLIVRMPVFGNLIVKITLSRFCRTYATLLRSGVPILRCLEIVAASSGKTQIEDACRRITKNISEGGQVSETIEQIEFFPPMMKHMSRAGEQTGNVDGMMNKISDFYDTEADAIIASLTSLIEPMLIVFLGVVVGGIVMAMFMPIFQLSSIVGG; encoded by the coding sequence ATGCCTATACTCGCGTCGAAACCAGCCAGCACCAAAAATTCTACCGTCCACAAGGAGAAGCAAAAATCAGTTAGCTTCTGGGAGTCGCAAAAACTCGCCAAGGAACGAGCGTACGAAAAAAAGGCCAAGAACTATAAGCTTAAGCTAGAATCGCTAGCCGTGTTCACCCAGCAAATGGCTTCCATGCTCGAAGCAGGTTTGCCACTCGTTTCCGCCTTGGATGCTCTGCAAGACCAGACCGAAGATCCCGTTTTCCGCATCATCATCCGCGAGGTTAAGGCAGACGTCTCGCAGGGTAACAACTTTTCTAGCGCCTGCGCCAAATATCCGCGGGCCTTCAACAACCTCTTCATCTCCATGGTGGAGGCCGGTGAAGCCAGTGGTGGTCTCTCCGAGATCCTTGGCAAAGTAGCGGGCTACTTCGAAGCCACAACAGCGCTCACCAAAAAGGTAAAGTCCGCTATGACTTATCCAGTAGCGGTTATCGCCTTGGCTATCATCCTGGTGAACGTGCTTCTCATTTTCGTGGTTCCGACCTTTGCTGAAATGTTCTCGGACTTCGGGGCTGAGCTGCCTGGTCCGACTCAGTTCCTCATCGATCTTTCCGACTTCTTGAAGTCCTACATTATCTATATGATCGGAGCGGGATTCTTCCTCTACCAGGTTTGGAATCGTTTCACTAAGACGCCAAAGGGCAGACAGGTTCGGGACAAACTGATCGTGCGGATGCCGGTTTTCGGCAACTTGATCGTCAAGATCACGCTATCTCGCTTCTGCCGCACCTACGCAACCCTCCTCCGCTCTGGTGTTCCCATCTTACGCTGTTTGGAAATCGTAGCTGCCTCTTCAGGCAAGACTCAGATCGAAGACGCCTGCCGCAGAATCACCAAAAACATCTCCGAGGGTGGACAGGTCTCCGAAACGATCGAGCAAATCGAGTTCTTCCCTCCGATGATGAAGCATATGTCCCGTGCGGGTGAACAAACTGGTAACGTGGACGGGATGATGAACAAGATCTCCGACTTCTACGACACGGAAGCAGACGCCATCATCGCTTCGCTCACCTCATTGATCGAGCCAATGCTCATCGTCTTCCTAGGGGTGGTCGTAGGCGGTATCGTGATGGCCATGTTCATGCCGATCTTCCAGCTCTCCTCTATCGTAGGCGGCTAA
- a CDS encoding sigma-54-dependent transcriptional regulator gives MHSILIVDDLESIHEMLEAVIQPIGYETAFATDGEMALQKIREQHFDIILTDINMQPMDGIQLLAQIKEADPEAIVIMMSGYANIENATNSLKYGAFDFLTKPFKVDQLMNAITRATAAREKKAAPNDSSQAQSSILLSGDSDAARALNDRFHRAAKLAAPLLIVGDAGGQKTKIARAIHAESEFASGPIVTIDAREVDQTELANLFFSDDEFTEPSETVASAHTGSLHIANIDRIPRPLQNSIGNLIRDLKGDCRVICTSSSDIEQLVEEGQFEDALYFRIANNAMLIPSLRDRSEDIPALARTFFAQNNLPDINISEGATAILQGYRWPGNYTEFEEVLDAAATTREGNTIRESDLPEKLQDISSWPNLAAYLEEQAERYKQAVIRAAQGDRERATEILGIAPDEL, from the coding sequence ATGCATTCCATTCTCATTGTCGACGATCTAGAGTCCATCCACGAAATGTTGGAAGCGGTGATCCAGCCCATTGGCTACGAAACCGCATTCGCCACCGATGGAGAAATGGCCCTGCAAAAGATCCGCGAGCAGCACTTCGATATTATCCTCACGGATATCAACATGCAGCCAATGGACGGCATACAGCTCCTCGCTCAAATCAAAGAAGCAGATCCAGAGGCGATCGTCATTATGATGTCTGGCTATGCCAACATCGAGAATGCCACCAACTCTCTGAAGTATGGAGCATTCGATTTCCTGACTAAGCCATTCAAGGTCGACCAGCTGATGAACGCCATTACGCGAGCGACCGCAGCCAGGGAGAAAAAGGCCGCCCCAAACGATAGCTCGCAGGCCCAAAGCTCTATCCTCCTGTCGGGAGATTCCGATGCGGCTAGAGCTCTCAACGACCGTTTTCACCGCGCCGCAAAACTCGCCGCCCCCCTACTCATTGTGGGAGATGCCGGAGGCCAAAAGACCAAAATCGCCCGAGCTATACATGCAGAAAGCGAATTCGCTTCCGGCCCTATTGTCACCATCGACGCTCGAGAAGTTGATCAAACAGAATTGGCTAATCTCTTTTTCTCGGATGATGAATTCACAGAACCGAGCGAAACCGTTGCGAGCGCTCATACAGGCTCGCTCCACATAGCCAACATCGACCGAATCCCTCGTCCACTGCAGAATAGCATTGGCAATCTCATCCGCGACCTGAAAGGCGATTGCCGCGTGATCTGCACCAGCTCCTCCGACATCGAGCAGCTCGTGGAGGAAGGACAGTTCGAGGACGCACTGTATTTCCGCATCGCCAATAACGCGATGCTGATTCCTAGCCTACGCGATCGTTCCGAAGACATCCCAGCTCTCGCACGCACCTTTTTCGCCCAAAACAATCTACCGGATATCAACATATCGGAAGGGGCAACCGCCATCCTGCAAGGCTACCGCTGGCCAGGAAACTATACGGAGTTCGAAGAAGTGCTAGACGCGGCAGCAACAACTCGCGAAGGAAATACCATCCGCGAGTCCGACTTGCCGGAAAAGCTTCAAGATATTTCCAGCTGGCCAAATCTGGCCGCTTATCTCGAGGAGCAGGCGGAGCGCTACAAGCAAGCCGTCATCCGTGCCGCCCAAGGCGACCGCGAACGGGCGACCGAGATCCTCGGCATCGCGCCAGACGAGCTTTAG